The following are encoded in a window of Bdellovibrio svalbardensis genomic DNA:
- a CDS encoding MlaE family ABC transporter permease, giving the protein MTIADRAASAVTWIGDWVIKSVTDFIEQTGKIILFFNESVRLIFAKPSRFPEIIKHMEFIGNQSIAIISLTGVFTGLALSFQIYLGFKMFNAVNMVGPVVALGITRELGPVLTGLIVAARAGGAMAARLGTMRVNEQIDALDVMGVNTKQYLISPRMVAAVICMPLLTAVFDFVAMLGSYVLCVKLVQLDEAVFWQRIKDMIEVKHINEGLFKSAVFGLFFALICTYRGFNTTGGAKGVGDATNQGVVQSMVAIIILDYFLTNLIRFYYNVMGIS; this is encoded by the coding sequence ATGACTATCGCGGATAGAGCTGCTTCGGCGGTGACCTGGATAGGTGATTGGGTTATTAAATCAGTCACAGACTTTATTGAGCAGACCGGAAAGATCATTTTGTTCTTCAACGAAAGTGTACGGTTGATTTTCGCAAAGCCTTCACGCTTTCCCGAGATCATCAAGCACATGGAGTTCATTGGAAACCAATCCATTGCCATCATTAGTTTGACGGGTGTCTTCACTGGTCTGGCTTTGTCTTTCCAAATCTATTTGGGCTTCAAGATGTTCAATGCCGTCAATATGGTGGGACCGGTTGTGGCTTTGGGTATCACTCGCGAGTTGGGGCCGGTATTAACGGGCTTGATCGTTGCCGCAAGAGCAGGGGGAGCCATGGCCGCTCGCCTTGGTACCATGCGTGTGAATGAGCAGATCGATGCTTTGGATGTGATGGGTGTCAATACCAAGCAATATTTGATTTCTCCAAGAATGGTCGCAGCAGTTATCTGCATGCCGTTGTTGACGGCGGTATTTGACTTCGTCGCGATGCTTGGAAGTTATGTTCTTTGTGTGAAGCTGGTTCAATTGGACGAAGCCGTTTTCTGGCAAAGAATCAAAGATATGATTGAAGTTAAGCATATCAACGAAGGTCTTTTTAAATCTGCCGTATTCGGTTTGTTCTTCGCTCTTATCTGCACCTATCGCGGTTTCAATACGACGGGTGGTGCAAAAGGTGTTGGCGATGCAACCAATCAAGGTGTCGTACAAAGTATGGTGGCCATTATCATTCTGGATTATTTCCTGACGAACCTGATTCGTTTCTACTACAACGTCATGGGGATTTCATAA
- the nadB gene encoding L-aspartate oxidase, translated as MPKYRSDVLIIGSGTAGLALALKMAPLGKVVVLAKEKLTDTNSEMSQGGIAAVMSDEDSFESHIQDTLVAGAGLCRETVVRNYIMQAPERIQDLINWGVHFDLRNKGGEETEEIDLTREGGHSFRRILHFEDQTGFEIHRKLLARVREHSNIVLMERFNAIDLIVNKEVDATDMAPTTCVGCYALATDTGEVHTFVAKTTVLATGGAGKVYLYTSNWSGATGDGIAMAYRVGARIANLEFMQFHPTCLYHKDARNFLISEALRGEGGELINSKGEAFMKKYHPLGSLAPRDIVARSIDNEMKRAGSECVYLDMTKLDADFLKHRFPTIHNTCLQFGIDMTRQPIPVVPAAHYLCGGVVTDENGRTDIPGLWAIGETACTGLHGANRLASNSLLECLTTAHNCSEQLRKSWNSLTAIAIDPKPWSHPEESNDDEMIVITAMWEEIRRLMWNYMGIVRSNKRLERAQHRLKNILDEVKEYYSNMKIHSDILELRNIAIVADLSVECALRRKESRGIHYNIDHLDKEPAPHDTIVVRGLI; from the coding sequence ATGCCTAAATATCGCAGTGACGTTTTGATCATCGGCTCCGGCACTGCCGGCCTCGCTCTCGCTCTAAAGATGGCTCCCCTTGGAAAAGTCGTTGTTCTCGCTAAAGAGAAACTCACCGACACCAACTCTGAGATGTCTCAAGGAGGAATCGCGGCCGTAATGTCTGACGAGGACAGCTTCGAATCTCATATTCAAGATACCTTGGTTGCAGGAGCTGGTCTCTGTCGCGAAACTGTTGTTCGTAACTACATTATGCAAGCCCCTGAACGCATTCAGGATTTAATAAACTGGGGCGTTCATTTCGATTTACGAAACAAAGGCGGAGAAGAAACCGAAGAAATCGATTTGACGCGCGAAGGCGGCCATAGCTTCCGACGCATTCTGCACTTCGAAGATCAAACAGGTTTTGAAATTCATCGTAAACTTTTGGCACGCGTTCGTGAGCATTCAAATATTGTTTTGATGGAGCGCTTTAACGCCATCGATCTTATCGTGAACAAAGAAGTCGATGCCACAGACATGGCCCCAACCACCTGCGTGGGTTGCTACGCTTTAGCCACCGACACCGGAGAAGTGCATACTTTTGTAGCAAAAACCACAGTTCTTGCCACTGGCGGAGCTGGAAAAGTCTACCTCTATACCTCCAACTGGAGTGGTGCGACCGGAGACGGCATCGCGATGGCTTACCGAGTGGGCGCGCGCATCGCCAATTTGGAGTTCATGCAATTTCATCCCACATGCCTTTATCACAAAGATGCCAGAAATTTTTTGATCTCCGAAGCATTGCGCGGAGAAGGTGGAGAGCTTATCAATTCAAAAGGCGAAGCCTTTATGAAGAAGTACCATCCTCTTGGTTCCTTAGCTCCCCGTGATATCGTAGCCCGCTCAATTGATAATGAGATGAAACGCGCCGGTTCTGAATGTGTTTATCTGGATATGACCAAGCTGGATGCGGACTTCCTCAAACACCGTTTCCCGACTATTCACAACACTTGCCTGCAATTTGGAATCGACATGACTCGACAGCCGATCCCTGTCGTCCCTGCAGCCCACTATCTTTGTGGAGGCGTAGTGACAGACGAGAATGGTCGCACGGATATTCCAGGCCTGTGGGCCATCGGCGAAACCGCTTGCACGGGACTTCACGGTGCCAATCGCCTGGCCTCCAATTCTTTGTTAGAGTGCCTCACCACCGCTCACAATTGTTCTGAGCAACTTAGAAAATCCTGGAATTCGCTGACGGCAATTGCGATTGATCCAAAGCCCTGGTCACACCCTGAAGAATCCAACGATGACGAGATGATTGTTATCACGGCGATGTGGGAAGAAATTCGCCGTTTGATGTGGAACTATATGGGAATCGTTCGCTCCAACAAACGTCTAGAGCGCGCCCAGCATCGACTCAAAAATATCTTGGATGAAGTGAAAGAGTACTACTCCAACATGAAAATCCATTCAGACATTTTAGAACTGCGTAATATCGCCATCGTGGCGGATCTTTCTGTGGAATGTGCTCTGCGACGCAAAGAATCTCGCGGAATCCATTACAACATTGATCATCTCGATAAAGAGCCAGCCCCCCACGATACAATTGTGGTCCGCGGCCTCATCTAG
- a CDS encoding sensor histidine kinase, whose product MKVKLLAVLIAVAAIFIGAVLWRTDSFVYGDRMSWVEAQTRTQLGSMNYALAVELKSLQRVVSTFNAENFRKEKFNWTSVAPYYAAASFVVTNGEFDPQTLISKDNSKAATWTKEFVKSALGKVTERTTDLRYFVKPFQDNNRGRYVALVFLEGNKAYALIGNGEIFQSLIDGQRGSLSSFSVVTSTGLTVGHSVPEYLGTVMRDDPFFKEAQKSSSPHGGGVFKMPNGQELYGMFEQIPQSNLLVISSAPLSETMKGRAGLWWQFLLLGCGLVLVGIAGVLWVVAPAEKEIESLEMQLQAAKQKAAAVPVAEKAVAMDPALAQKEKTQTSMRVASALAHEMRGPLTSILGYSQMILAKAPEAEIVASTDSILRETRAAHEVLDKLLGYAGEEIKDKNSMKMEGPLARALKNLDGLFQTKGVKLTKNFQETAAMELHVEAMTKAIENILTNSVEAMERMPKKEIKLDLYEDEKAIHLIVEDCGEGIEPQNLQKIFDPFFTTRSFQNHMGLGLATAFGILKEHNAEVQVSSERGKGTKVSISFKKLETAPVLKAPSAKVEKVQEVMIAPELPQLKEQSPEREQAETHYAEVKATEAAKPPQSPLDVNIENLLELPAMAEAKVTSTENINDDKTPVIEYAGSAMVIENNPAAELAAMNSAMDSMDSMDDELTPVNLINAPTTAAKPKASKLDSYRVDIRRPGRGLN is encoded by the coding sequence ATGAAAGTGAAATTACTTGCAGTCCTGATCGCCGTGGCGGCCATTTTTATTGGCGCTGTTTTGTGGCGTACTGACAGCTTCGTATATGGCGATCGCATGAGCTGGGTGGAAGCACAGACGCGAACTCAATTGGGTTCGATGAACTATGCTCTTGCAGTCGAACTCAAATCTTTGCAAAGAGTTGTTTCAACTTTCAACGCCGAAAATTTTAGAAAAGAAAAATTCAATTGGACATCCGTAGCGCCATACTATGCGGCCGCTTCTTTCGTTGTGACGAACGGAGAGTTCGATCCTCAAACTTTAATTTCCAAAGACAATTCGAAAGCAGCAACCTGGACAAAAGAGTTTGTGAAGTCTGCACTTGGTAAAGTGACCGAGCGCACGACGGACCTGCGCTACTTCGTGAAGCCTTTCCAGGATAACAATCGTGGTCGCTATGTCGCTTTGGTTTTCCTTGAAGGTAACAAAGCATATGCCTTGATCGGCAATGGTGAAATCTTTCAATCACTGATTGATGGTCAGCGTGGGTCTTTGAGTTCTTTCTCTGTGGTCACCTCAACGGGGCTTACCGTAGGGCATTCGGTTCCGGAGTATCTGGGAACTGTGATGCGTGATGATCCGTTTTTTAAAGAAGCACAGAAGAGTTCGTCGCCACATGGTGGCGGTGTTTTCAAAATGCCGAATGGACAGGAACTCTATGGAATGTTCGAACAAATTCCGCAAAGTAATCTGCTCGTGATCAGCTCGGCTCCTTTGAGTGAGACCATGAAGGGACGCGCTGGATTGTGGTGGCAGTTCCTGCTGCTTGGATGTGGCTTGGTGCTTGTTGGGATTGCGGGTGTTTTGTGGGTTGTGGCTCCGGCGGAAAAAGAAATTGAAAGCCTGGAAATGCAATTGCAGGCAGCCAAACAAAAAGCCGCGGCGGTACCGGTTGCTGAAAAGGCCGTTGCGATGGATCCAGCTCTTGCGCAAAAAGAAAAAACGCAGACCTCTATGAGGGTGGCTTCAGCATTGGCGCATGAGATGCGCGGACCTTTGACCTCAATCTTGGGATATTCACAAATGATTTTGGCAAAAGCTCCTGAAGCTGAAATCGTTGCCAGCACGGATTCGATTCTGCGCGAGACGCGCGCAGCACATGAGGTTCTTGATAAGTTGTTGGGCTATGCCGGCGAAGAGATCAAGGATAAGAATTCCATGAAGATGGAAGGTCCTTTGGCGCGAGCGCTTAAAAACCTGGATGGTTTGTTCCAAACCAAAGGCGTGAAGCTGACGAAGAATTTCCAAGAGACTGCTGCGATGGAGTTGCATGTTGAGGCCATGACGAAGGCCATTGAAAACATTCTTACCAACAGCGTAGAAGCAATGGAAAGAATGCCGAAGAAAGAAATTAAACTGGATCTTTATGAAGACGAAAAGGCCATTCACTTGATCGTGGAAGATTGTGGTGAGGGAATTGAACCACAAAACTTGCAAAAGATTTTTGATCCCTTCTTTACGACCAGATCTTTCCAGAATCATATGGGGCTGGGATTGGCCACGGCCTTTGGAATTTTGAAAGAACACAATGCGGAAGTCCAAGTGAGTTCCGAGCGTGGCAAAGGCACGAAAGTGTCCATCAGCTTTAAGAAACTAGAAACGGCTCCAGTATTGAAAGCGCCTTCAGCAAAGGTGGAAAAAGTGCAAGAAGTTATGATCGCTCCAGAATTGCCGCAATTGAAAGAACAGTCACCAGAACGCGAACAGGCGGAAACGCATTATGCGGAAGTGAAGGCGACTGAAGCGGCGAAGCCTCCGCAGTCACCGTTGGACGTGAATATCGAAAATCTCTTGGAGCTACCGGCAATGGCAGAGGCGAAAGTGACTTCGACAGAGAACATCAACGACGACAAAACTCCTGTTATTGAATACGCGGGTTCGGCAATGGTGATTGAAAACAATCCAGCGGCTGAGTTGGCGGCCATGAATTCGGCGATGGATTCGATGGACTCTATGGATGATGAGCTGACTCCGGTGAATTTGATCAACGCACCAACGACGGCAGCGAAGCCTAAGGCTTCTAAGTTGGATAGTTATCGTGTGGACATTCGCAGACCAGGAAGAGGATTGAATTGA
- the alr gene encoding alanine racemase — protein sequence MYRRTFAEINLDHLAHNIRVLQTSFPDAPFLCPMVKANAYGHGDVQLARFLETLGIKHLGVCLIEEGLLLRHFGVKAEILVFRGFDREGAEKIIQYRMTPVVTTWEQIDHLEEVAKSPVNIHLKFDTGMNRLGFRPEEAQKLYERLWQNKKIRVKALVTHLYNGEDAISDQGNSADQLRRLHQASEIFKPFEIFSHALNSAGILNLLKLRKEHKAEHPLLLQNWGLRPGLMIYGYNPVPGVNCDLKPVMSLKSVVNTFRHLKAGETVSYGGTWKAKQDSVIAVVPIGYADGYHRILSNQSHALFNGVRVPLVGNICMDYLMLDVTEAVRGKDLVQYKDQEVVLFGQDSFGNFLSPEELAGKAKSITWEMLTSVGERVPRVYTGADASFVIENVGGE from the coding sequence ATGTATCGACGGACTTTTGCAGAAATTAATCTTGATCACTTGGCACATAACATACGTGTCCTGCAGACGTCTTTTCCTGATGCTCCCTTTCTTTGTCCCATGGTGAAGGCAAATGCCTATGGCCATGGTGACGTTCAGCTTGCGCGCTTTCTTGAAACTCTCGGAATCAAACATCTTGGGGTCTGCCTGATTGAAGAAGGCCTTTTGCTTCGTCACTTCGGGGTGAAGGCGGAGATCTTGGTTTTCCGTGGTTTCGACCGCGAAGGCGCTGAAAAGATCATTCAATACCGCATGACTCCGGTCGTAACAACCTGGGAGCAAATTGATCATCTCGAAGAAGTTGCGAAGTCACCGGTCAACATTCATTTGAAATTTGATACAGGCATGAATCGTTTGGGGTTTCGTCCTGAAGAGGCGCAGAAACTTTACGAACGTCTTTGGCAGAATAAAAAGATACGCGTGAAGGCCTTGGTGACTCATCTTTATAACGGTGAGGATGCAATCTCTGATCAAGGCAACAGCGCGGATCAATTGCGCCGCCTGCATCAAGCCAGCGAAATTTTTAAACCTTTCGAAATCTTCTCTCATGCTCTGAACAGTGCGGGGATTTTAAATCTACTCAAGCTTCGTAAAGAGCATAAAGCAGAACATCCATTGCTTTTGCAAAACTGGGGATTGCGTCCTGGGTTGATGATCTATGGTTACAATCCAGTACCTGGTGTGAATTGTGATTTGAAGCCGGTGATGAGTTTAAAATCCGTGGTCAATACCTTCAGACACCTCAAGGCGGGGGAAACCGTATCGTACGGAGGAACCTGGAAAGCCAAGCAGGATTCTGTCATTGCGGTTGTTCCGATTGGTTATGCCGATGGCTATCACCGTATTTTGTCGAATCAGTCCCATGCCTTGTTCAATGGAGTTCGCGTTCCGTTGGTGGGCAACATTTGCATGGATTATCTCATGCTGGATGTGACAGAGGCGGTTCGCGGAAAAGATTTGGTACAATATAAAGATCAAGAAGTGGTTCTTTTTGGCCAAGACTCATTTGGAAATTTTTTGTCTCCGGAAGAGCTTGCTGGAAAAGCAAAAAGCATCACTTGGGAAATGCTCACCAGTGTGGGGGAGCGGGTTCCGCGTGTTTATACTGGTGCGGATGCCAGTTTTGTTATCGAGAACGTTGGGGGAGAATAA
- a CDS encoding alpha/beta hydrolase: MYKRSEGFFKGYQDINLFFQIWENPNAKGTIIFTHGHGEHSESYHRLTSAFENDSWSFYGWDLRGHGKSDGRRGYASEFDDYCRDYKIFLDMVLQDEKVRKGPVILLCHSMGALIELKTLMRNPDLKFDGIVVSSPLLGLAITVPAIKSRAASILHKLLPQVTLGNELDNSMLSSDVDVLREYEQDSLRHTRMSPGVFLGMLESWNYVRPRANEIKKPALFQLPEHDPVCSTPDAKSFYEKMGSKRKEIYIYPNAKHEIYNDVMRNTAFADLKKFLDSFLESK; the protein is encoded by the coding sequence ATGTATAAAAGATCCGAAGGTTTCTTTAAGGGATACCAAGACATCAACTTGTTCTTTCAGATTTGGGAAAATCCCAACGCAAAAGGAACCATCATCTTCACACACGGTCACGGTGAGCACTCTGAGTCTTATCACCGCCTGACCAGCGCCTTTGAAAATGATTCGTGGAGCTTCTATGGCTGGGATTTGCGTGGCCATGGAAAATCTGATGGTCGCCGCGGATACGCTTCGGAATTCGACGACTACTGTCGCGATTACAAAATCTTCCTCGACATGGTTTTGCAGGACGAAAAAGTTCGCAAAGGACCTGTTATCTTATTGTGCCACTCAATGGGTGCTCTGATTGAGCTCAAAACCCTGATGCGCAATCCAGATTTGAAATTTGATGGGATTGTGGTGAGTTCCCCTCTTTTGGGCCTCGCGATCACAGTTCCGGCTATTAAATCGAGAGCCGCGAGCATCCTGCACAAGCTTCTGCCCCAAGTGACATTGGGAAATGAACTGGACAACAGCATGCTCTCCAGCGACGTGGACGTGCTTCGTGAATATGAACAGGATTCTTTACGCCATACGCGCATGTCACCTGGAGTTTTCTTGGGCATGTTGGAGTCTTGGAATTACGTTCGCCCCCGCGCGAATGAAATCAAGAAGCCTGCTTTGTTCCAACTGCCAGAGCATGACCCTGTTTGCAGCACCCCCGATGCGAAGTCTTTCTATGAAAAAATGGGAAGCAAACGCAAAGAAATCTATATTTATCCAAATGCCAAACATGAAATCTATAACGACGTCATGAGAAATACGGCGTTTGCCGATCTAAAAAAGTTTTTGGATAGTTTTTTGGAGTCTAAATAA
- a CDS encoding ABC transporter ATP-binding protein: MRNESAIVLKDVTKSFDGGKDFVLKGINLEVPKGSLTAIIGFSGTGKSVVLKHLLGLYKPTAGSIEVLGTDLSTLNEDQLTKFRCKFGVLFQSAALFDDMTVLENVCFPLFEHRRDLKETQVLRIAEQKLHDVGLDPKHFQKLPSQISGGMQKRTGLARALALDPEILIYDEPTTGLDPILTEMVDNLILSTHKSRPGTTSIMVSHDLSAAFRIADHIAMLDSGRVLLFGTPEDFFNTDIELVKRFVNKGMKHQ; the protein is encoded by the coding sequence ATGCGCAATGAATCTGCGATCGTTCTAAAAGACGTCACCAAATCCTTCGATGGTGGAAAAGATTTTGTTCTTAAGGGCATCAATTTAGAGGTTCCCAAGGGGTCATTGACCGCGATTATTGGGTTTTCCGGGACAGGAAAAAGTGTCGTCTTGAAGCACTTGCTGGGCTTGTATAAACCAACCGCAGGAAGCATTGAGGTTTTAGGGACGGATCTAAGCACTCTCAATGAAGATCAACTCACTAAGTTTCGCTGTAAATTTGGGGTGCTCTTTCAATCGGCGGCATTGTTCGATGATATGACAGTTCTTGAGAATGTTTGCTTTCCACTTTTTGAGCATCGTCGCGATCTCAAAGAGACACAGGTCCTTCGTATAGCCGAGCAAAAGTTGCACGACGTTGGTTTGGACCCAAAACATTTTCAAAAGCTCCCTTCGCAAATTTCTGGAGGGATGCAGAAGCGAACGGGGTTGGCCCGAGCTCTCGCCCTAGATCCAGAAATTTTGATATACGATGAGCCCACCACGGGATTAGATCCCATTCTGACTGAAATGGTGGATAATTTGATTCTGAGTACTCACAAATCAAGACCAGGCACGACATCAATCATGGTTTCTCATGATTTGTCCGCCGCGTTTAGGATTGCCGATCATATCGCAATGTTAGATAGTGGCCGGGTTTTGCTTTTCGGTACTCCAGAGGATTTCTTCAATACCGATATTGAACTGGTGAAGAGATTCGTGAATAAAGGGATGAAACATCAATGA
- a CDS encoding GGDEF domain-containing protein translates to MNIRDHSSQFTIYVFTTDVDQGASVKVYLSQAGYDAYFFQDPEALETRLKENPPHILVFSTAALGGSLSDFVTHVQGINDEIRFIAITAISQFDILAQYNSFGFVDVISDEAAALETRVVWSVDRACEKLYLSYQNEQLFDDLQTVKQQVDEVHKAAVTSMKAAAAAEKLETVSFATKIGQYRSAHSKEDLIQRFLNNISGSMCIFFKFLPSVRSFVATHGNGVEGSQIQGVGCQLEADDVKDLNGQLSVGLLPARFNAMLVEAFHFNPPKGLPLYGAQNLEGVFVYSGSLEKGAATQLNEEFALFSLCYSHLALEKKVDALEVQDFVTELHNRNYYVKILADEVSRSRRLKQPVSVVKIAMDDFYEIESSLGEAVRDELLKSVATVIAKTSRSNDQSCRTAANEMAMILPHCSKKGAALRAERLRRIIEGTSFLDKGMKVSISLGISEYPSLCDSAKSLDESATKALSHIVDKGGNKICLYKAPETHRPDFEVPVE, encoded by the coding sequence TTGAATATTCGCGATCATAGTTCTCAATTTACGATTTATGTCTTCACCACGGATGTGGATCAGGGGGCTTCTGTGAAAGTTTATCTTTCACAGGCGGGCTATGATGCGTACTTCTTCCAGGATCCTGAAGCTCTTGAAACAAGACTGAAGGAAAATCCACCGCATATTCTAGTATTCTCTACAGCGGCCCTTGGCGGTTCGCTCAGTGATTTTGTGACCCATGTTCAGGGTATTAATGATGAAATTCGATTTATCGCGATCACCGCTATTTCACAGTTTGATATTTTAGCTCAATACAATTCATTCGGATTTGTTGATGTGATTTCAGACGAGGCGGCCGCTTTGGAGACTCGAGTTGTCTGGTCCGTGGATAGAGCTTGTGAAAAGTTGTATCTCAGTTATCAAAACGAGCAGCTCTTTGATGATTTGCAGACGGTTAAGCAGCAGGTGGATGAAGTTCACAAAGCGGCCGTAACCAGTATGAAGGCCGCGGCTGCGGCAGAGAAGCTGGAGACGGTTTCTTTTGCGACGAAAATTGGTCAGTATCGTTCGGCGCATAGCAAAGAAGATTTGATTCAAAGGTTCTTGAATAATATTTCCGGCTCCATGTGTATCTTCTTTAAATTTTTGCCTTCTGTGCGTTCGTTCGTTGCGACTCATGGAAATGGTGTTGAAGGTTCACAAATTCAAGGCGTGGGCTGTCAGCTCGAGGCTGATGATGTGAAAGATTTGAATGGTCAGCTCTCCGTAGGACTTCTGCCGGCACGCTTTAATGCGATGTTGGTCGAGGCTTTCCACTTCAATCCTCCCAAAGGTTTGCCGCTTTACGGTGCGCAAAATTTGGAGGGCGTATTTGTTTACTCAGGAAGTTTGGAAAAAGGGGCGGCGACGCAGTTGAATGAAGAGTTTGCGCTCTTCTCGCTGTGCTACTCACATTTGGCGCTGGAAAAAAAGGTGGACGCTCTTGAGGTCCAAGATTTCGTCACAGAACTTCATAACCGCAATTACTATGTTAAAATTCTCGCTGACGAAGTGTCTCGTTCGCGCCGCTTGAAGCAGCCGGTCTCCGTGGTGAAAATCGCCATGGATGACTTTTATGAGATTGAATCATCTTTGGGTGAAGCGGTGAGAGATGAGTTGCTAAAATCCGTTGCGACAGTCATTGCTAAGACCAGCCGCTCGAACGATCAAAGTTGTCGAACGGCGGCGAATGAGATGGCGATGATTCTGCCTCACTGCTCGAAAAAAGGAGCAGCTTTGCGCGCGGAAAGACTTCGTCGAATTATCGAAGGAACTTCATTCCTGGATAAAGGCATGAAAGTTTCAATTAGTTTGGGAATTAGTGAGTATCCGTCTTTGTGTGATTCTGCGAAATCTTTGGATGAGTCAGCGACTAAAGCCCTCAGCCATATCGTGGATAAAGGTGGAAATAAAATCTGTTTGTACAAGGCGCCAGAGACTCATCGTCCTGACTTCGAAGTACCAGTAGAGTAG
- a CDS encoding SDR family NAD(P)-dependent oxidoreductase: protein MEITNRQVLVTGASRGIGRAFAKMCAQDKAFLHIVLRKNDETLVKELEEAGAKAVTVYEADLSSRESIDALLLKLKDTPIDILFNNAGVLTGGLIEEQPLDDIYKMFQVNINALVHLTHGILPGMISRKRGKIINNSSVSAYMNFPCASTYAASKAAVAAFTNCIQLELKDTNVTTLLLITPGIKTRMFDEIETLYGKNIQVPGESTISPGKYAQIIREAILHDLPVLEPSGLTGIGLKVAKFVKPLFDFEISRRFHRN, encoded by the coding sequence ATGGAAATCACTAATCGTCAGGTTCTTGTTACAGGTGCAAGTCGTGGAATCGGTCGCGCATTCGCAAAAATGTGCGCGCAAGACAAAGCTTTTCTTCATATCGTACTTAGAAAAAATGATGAGACTTTGGTGAAGGAGCTTGAAGAGGCTGGCGCGAAAGCGGTGACTGTCTATGAGGCTGATTTGAGCTCTCGTGAAAGTATTGATGCCCTTTTGCTTAAGCTCAAGGATACACCCATTGATATTCTTTTTAATAATGCGGGCGTTTTGACCGGAGGCCTTATTGAAGAGCAGCCTTTGGATGATATCTACAAAATGTTCCAAGTGAATATCAATGCCTTGGTTCATCTCACTCACGGGATATTGCCGGGAATGATTTCTCGCAAGCGTGGTAAGATTATTAACAACTCCAGCGTTTCCGCATACATGAACTTTCCGTGTGCGTCGACTTATGCTGCTTCAAAAGCAGCTGTGGCGGCGTTCACAAATTGCATTCAATTGGAGTTGAAAGATACCAACGTGACGACGCTGTTGTTGATCACTCCGGGGATTAAGACTCGCATGTTTGATGAGATTGAAACTTTGTACGGAAAGAATATACAAGTTCCTGGTGAATCAACAATTTCTCCAGGTAAATATGCACAGATCATTCGTGAGGCGATTTTGCATGATTTGCCTGTGCTCGAGCCATCAGGCCTTACGGGGATTGGTTTGAAAGTCGCAAAATTTGTGAAACCATTGTTTGATTTCGAAATTTCCCGCCGCTTCCATCGCAATTAA
- the rnhA gene encoding ribonuclease HI, with protein MKNTRDYIQIFSDGACSGNPGPGGWGAIILFPSDQILELGDGDPQTTNNRMEMKAVVESLRVVEAHPEPIRFYTDSTYVIRGITQWIFGWKKRGWKTAEGGDVSNKDLWEEILKLVQKRGAAGKIEWLYSRGHVGIPGNERCDEIAVAYSKRTGVDLYEGSLENYSVNILEVPKDGSLPEMRSPGEKKVAHSYLSNIGGLVYRHKDWPSCQRRVSGKSGAKFKKAGSPSEEVTILKSWGLDANTQIKEG; from the coding sequence GTGAAAAACACTCGAGACTATATTCAGATTTTTTCTGACGGAGCATGTTCTGGAAATCCCGGCCCGGGTGGCTGGGGGGCTATTATTCTGTTTCCCAGTGATCAGATCCTGGAGTTAGGTGATGGCGATCCGCAGACGACAAACAACCGCATGGAGATGAAGGCGGTTGTGGAGTCCTTGCGCGTGGTGGAGGCTCATCCTGAGCCGATTCGCTTCTACACCGATTCCACTTATGTGATTCGTGGAATTACGCAGTGGATTTTTGGCTGGAAAAAGCGCGGCTGGAAAACGGCCGAAGGTGGCGACGTCTCTAACAAGGATCTTTGGGAAGAGATTCTGAAGCTTGTGCAAAAGCGCGGGGCCGCAGGGAAAATCGAATGGCTTTACAGTCGTGGACATGTGGGCATTCCGGGCAATGAGCGCTGCGATGAGATTGCGGTGGCCTATTCCAAAAGAACCGGTGTCGATTTGTATGAGGGGTCTCTGGAAAACTACTCAGTGAATATTCTGGAAGTACCCAAGGATGGAAGTTTGCCGGAGATGAGATCTCCTGGTGAAAAGAAAGTGGCGCATAGCTATTTAAGTAACATCGGCGGGCTCGTATATCGTCACAAGGATTGGCCTTCGTGCCAACGTCGCGTGAGCGGTAAATCAGGGGCGAAGTTCAAAAAGGCGGGATCACCTTCTGAAGAAGTGACGATTCTGAAATCTTGGGGCTTGGACGCGAATACACAAATCAAAGAAGGTTAA